The genomic DNA GAAGTAGCCGTCGATGGTCGGTAAAAAACGTCCATTACCTGGTTTGCCGCTCGCTTCCAATAGTTGCTGCGCGGGAATGGCCCGGAGGGCTTCCAGGGTAGTGGCCCCCAGGCTTTGGGCAAATTTTACCCCATTTTCTTCTGCTTCCGCAAGCGGGATAGGATCCAGGGAGGAGTTGACCAGCGCGCCACTCTCGCCAATGGCACCGGCAATCAGGTTTTTGGATAATGGAGAGGCCATCTGAGCGCTCACGGAAATGGATCCCGCCGACTCACCCGCAATGGTCACCCGGGATGGGTCGCCCCCAAAAGCCGCAATGTTCTGCTGCACCCAGCGCAGGGCGGCTTGCTGGTCCAGATAACCATAGTTGCCCGACGAATGGTGGGTTGATTCCTGGGTCAGGGCAGGATGCGCCATAAAGCCAAAAGCGCCCAGCCGGTAATTGACCGTAACCGCTACAATGCTTTTCTGAGCCATACTCTCCCCGTCATAGCGGGCTTCGGAACCGTCGCCGGCAACAAAGCCGCCGCCATAAAAATATACGAGCACCGGCAGTTTCTCTTTTTCAGCTTTTGCGGGTGTCCATACATTCAGGTAAAGGCAATCTTCGCTCATGCCATCAGAGCGGAAGCCCATATCGCCGAACACCGCCAGTTGCATGGCCCGCGGACCGAATTGGGTCGTTTTCCGAACACCTTCCCAGTTCTGAACGGGCTGCGGCTCCTGCCAGCGGAGGTTCCCGACCGGTGGCGCAGCAAAAGGAATTCCCTTAAAAGCACGGATGCCGCTTTGTTCAATTGTCCCCTCTACCAGGCCGTTTACTGTGCTGGCCTGCGGTGCGCCGGGTGCTTCCGGGCTTTTCGTTGAAGTGGTGGTTTTTGTTTGCGTACAAGCCATAGGCAACAGCTGAATGGCTGATAACAACGAGATCGCTAGCATTTTATAGGGCCGTATCATCCGGTATGGTTTAGGTTGGTTGGTTTCTTAAATTTATATAATAGTAGGATATTATTGAATTCCATCAAAGTATCGCTTGTACGAATTTTGCTTCCAGCAGGAGAAGGTCCGAGACTTTTACGTAAATTTCACCTGGAAACAGCAGAGTCTTTTTCGCTTCAATTGTTTTTCGCAGTCTTTTTTGCCGGCAAACCCGAAATATCCGTTTATCTAACAGAAAGAAAATTGTTATGCTCGATATTGTGATTGAAGCCCGCAAAGCAGCTCTGGCTCCCGGCATGAATGTGCGCCGCATTCTTCCTTTCCGCCTGCGCCGCATGGTAGGGCCCTTTATTTTCATGGATCATGCCGGTCCGGTAGATGTACAGCCTCCCTTGCAGCATACAATGGATGTGCTGCCGCATCCCCACATCGGCTTGTCCACGGTCAGTTATCTGTTTGGCGGGCAGGTTACCCACCGCGACAGCCTGGGCGTGGAGCAGGTCATACGGCCGGGAGAAGTAAACTGGATGACGGCTGGCAGTGGCATTGCCCACTCGGAGCGCTTCGAAGACCCAGCTGCCCTGGCCGGCGGCACCCTGGAAATGATCCAGACCTGGGTGGCCCTTCCGGAGC from Pontibacter liquoris includes the following:
- a CDS encoding carboxylesterase/lipase family protein — protein: MACTQTKTTTSTKSPEAPGAPQASTVNGLVEGTIEQSGIRAFKGIPFAAPPVGNLRWQEPQPVQNWEGVRKTTQFGPRAMQLAVFGDMGFRSDGMSEDCLYLNVWTPAKAEKEKLPVLVYFYGGGFVAGDGSEARYDGESMAQKSIVAVTVNYRLGAFGFMAHPALTQESTHHSSGNYGYLDQQAALRWVQQNIAAFGGDPSRVTIAGESAGSISVSAQMASPLSKNLIAGAIGESGALVNSSLDPIPLAEAEENGVKFAQSLGATTLEALRAIPAQQLLEASGKPGNGRFLPTIDGYFFPKTPAAIFAAGEQAKVPLLAGWNSEEMTYMFLMGQEKPTVENYRKAVQKLYGENAAEVLKVYPATTDEEALQAATDLAGDRFIAYSTWKWLDLHSQTGGQPVYRYLFSRPRPPMTAEMGNASAGLAGGVVKESKPDAVKMPQARGAVHSAEIEYAMGNLASNKVYAWTPDDYKVSEVMQNYFANFIKTGDPNGNGLPVWPKFSQAAPGQVMHIDVQTGAKPDQTRARYLLLDALYKK